One Acidobacteriota bacterium DNA segment encodes these proteins:
- a CDS encoding IS1 family transposase: protein MSATNNPNPLCTCRGASIKWGKDENGHQRYRCKQCGSTFAQRPARPLGNHRIPMERAILVLNLLVEGSSIRAIERITGTHRDTVCRLLRTVGDRCAELLDRLVVDVEVEDVQADEIWGFVGMKQKTKTQKQIQDPTIGDSWCWTAVDRESKLVLAHHLGQRTAAHADVFMEKVAKSTAGRFQLSTDGLESYPNAVDFNLGSRADYGQIIKQYGSTTKEDQRRYSPASIIGIEKRSIHGAPDEDRICTSHVERNNLTIRTHMKRMTRLTCAFSKKWENLRAAFALHFAAHNFIKFHRSIRMTPAMKAGVVSKPWKMADLLAAS, encoded by the coding sequence ATGAGCGCCACCAACAACCCCAACCCACTCTGCACCTGCCGCGGTGCGTCCATCAAGTGGGGCAAGGACGAGAACGGACACCAGCGCTACCGCTGCAAGCAGTGCGGTTCAACCTTCGCGCAGCGTCCCGCCCGTCCCTTGGGAAACCATCGCATCCCGATGGAGCGGGCCATCCTGGTTCTGAATCTGTTGGTCGAGGGCTCCAGCATCCGCGCTATCGAGCGGATCACCGGCACCCACCGTGACACCGTCTGCCGGCTGCTGCGGACCGTTGGCGACCGCTGCGCCGAGCTACTGGATCGACTGGTGGTAGATGTCGAGGTCGAGGATGTGCAGGCGGACGAGATCTGGGGCTTCGTCGGCATGAAGCAGAAGACCAAGACTCAGAAGCAGATCCAGGACCCGACGATTGGCGATTCCTGGTGCTGGACTGCCGTTGACCGCGAGAGCAAGCTAGTTCTGGCTCACCACCTGGGTCAGCGCACAGCGGCTCACGCCGACGTCTTCATGGAGAAGGTAGCCAAGTCCACCGCCGGCCGCTTCCAGCTTTCAACGGACGGGCTGGAGAGCTACCCCAACGCGGTTGACTTCAACCTCGGCTCCCGCGCCGACTACGGACAGATCATCAAGCAGTACGGCTCCACCACCAAGGAAGACCAGCGCCGGTACAGCCCGGCGTCGATAATAGGGATCGAGAAGCGCTCCATTCACGGCGCGCCCGATGAGGACCGGATCTGCACCAGCCACGTGGAGCGGAACAACCTCACCATCCGGACCCACATGAAGCGGATGACCCGGTTGACCTGCGCTTTCTCCAAGAAGTGGGAAAACCTGCGGGCTGCCTTCGCGCTTCACTTCGCGGCGCACAACTTCATCAAGTTCCACCGCTCGATCCGGATGACTCCGGCGATGAAGGCGGGGGTTGTATCGAAGCCTTGGAAGATGGCGGACCTGCTGGCGGCAAGCTAG